cagatAGCTAAAATGACGGAAATACCCCCGACTTGATGTTAAAAAATGGATAGAGGTAACGAGTCGGATGAAAtcgcaagatttcaaaccttctggatccagatgcggaaaaacaaacctttggatgaaactcgcaaaagtggccaaacctcagggacgaaaatggcattttgcTCTTTGATCTATCTTTCAAGCTTTCATCGATGTCTTTATTTATAATTTGCTATTTATAGGTTCAAATCAGATGAGGAGAGGACACCAATTCATCATGTTGTCGAGGAGACATTTCCTCATTTACTCAATATATTTAGCAGGCTTGTTCAGATAGGAAATCCGTCAATAGAAATTGCGGGTTTGATTAAGCTCATCTGCAAAATATACTGGTCTTCTATTTACGTAAGTTACTTTATTGAAATATTCAAATTTTTTACGTCACGTACCAATTTATGTGCTTATAATATGTAAAATTTGTCATGTAACATCGTCCAGCTTGAGATTCCAAAGAAATTATATGATCCAAATGTATTCGATGCTTGGATGGTACTTTTCTTAAATATATTGGAGCGACCTGTTCCATTAGAGGGTCAACCCACGGATCCAGAGTTACGGAAATCATGGGGGTGGTGGAAGGTAAAAAAGTGGACGGCTCATATATTAAACCGTCTCTATACTCGGTGAGTTttgtaaaagtttttaaaaaTTCTAACTTTCAGACATGTAACATCTCGAATTTTCTATTCCGCAGATTTGGGGATTTAAAATTGCAAAACCCGGAAAGCAAAGCTTTTGCGCAACACTTCCAGAAAAACTACGCTGCGAAAATTTTGGAATGCCATTTGAATTTATTAAATGCCGTTCGTGTCGGTGGTTACTTACCTGAAAGAGTCGCAAACCTGAGTTTGCAATATTTGAGTAATAGGTCTGTTGAATGTCGGTAACTATTatattttttagagtaaacttccgttttgctccctgaggtttggtcactttaacggttttgctccaaacctttaaaaatagccattttactccctgatgtttcggtttttttgccagtttgctccccgcctctaactccatccaaattgtttgtttttccattttgctccccgcagggagcaaactggcaacaaaaccaaaacatcagggagtaaaatggctatttttaaaggtttggggcaaaaccgttaagtgatcaaaccacagggagcaaaacggaagtttactctattttttatGTAAATATGTATGTTAAGTGTAACAAATTCAACACATTTGCATGCAGTCTTGCCAAGAGTACCACATACAGTCTGCTCCAAACAAGGCTTGATGTGGTTCTTTTTGAGATAATATTTCCACTTATGTGCTTCAATGACGATGATCAAAAGCTCTGGGAGGAAGATCCACACGAGTATGTCAGAAAGGGTTATGGTGAGTCATCCATAGTTTCCTGCCGTAACCTCTTAAAGGCTATCTGCCCAGTACAAGCTGCGGTTTACCTGATCCGTTGGTTAACAGGGTATTAGCGGGCCCCGTGAGTTTTCCGGTAACGGGTTCTCATGGTTACcaaaaaaagtattttttttctGGATGTCATTATTTATTTTGTGTATTTTTTTCTGCAGATATTATTGAAGATCTGTATAGTTCTAGGACTGCAGCGATGGACTTTGTGACCGAGTTGGTGAGAAAACGTGGAAAagaaaatcttcaaaaattcatATTATTCATTGTGGAGATTTTTAAGAGGTATGTCATGTGTCATCTATATAGCAGAAttctataaaaaaaatatttccgTTGCAGAATGTTATGAAGTTTTGTAATATGATTTTCTTTCATCAGATATGAGCAAGCACCAATTGAGATTAAACCTTACAGACAAAAGGATGGTGCACTTCTTGCCATTGGAACTCTGTGTGATAAACTGAAACAAACTGAACCGTATAAATCTGAGCTCGAGCCCATGTTGGTGCAGCATGTTTTCCCCGAGTTCACCAGTCCAATGGGCCATATCAGAGCAAAGGTAAACTTCATTGTTTGATCTTATTTATTCCTtgaaaaaagtaaaaagaaaataaattgaTTTTAATAAACTAATATGATTCTTTTTGAATATTAGGCTGCATGGGTTGCAGGGCAGTACGCACATATAAATTTCTCCGACCCGAACAATTTCCGCAAAGCGTTACAAAGCGTTGTTGCTGGGATGCGAGACCCAGAGCTTCCAGTGCGCGTTGATTCCGTTTTCGCATTGCGTTCTTTCGTTGAAGCCTGCACAGATCTCGGTGAAATTAGGCCCATACTTCCACAACTACTTGACGGTATTTACTATTTAACCATCTATATCGATTTATATTCACTCCTATCCCAAATTTGTCTTATCTTCATTTGCACATCGTTCATTTCAGAGTTTTTCAAGCTTATGAATGAAGTCGAAAACGAAGATTTGGTGTTCACCCTCGAGACTATCGTTGACAAGTTCGGTGAGGAGATGGCGCCCTATGCTGTCGGCTTATGCCAGAATCTggtgattgtttttttttttttttttaatattttaagttttaaccactttagtcacAAACTAACCTTTTATTGATACAGGCTGCTACGTTTTGGAAGTGTATGAATACTGAAGCTGATGATGAAGCGGATGATCCTGGTGCATTAGCAGCTGTCGGTTGTTTACGGGCTATTAGCACTATTCTCGAATCAGTCAGCAAGCTTCCTCACCTTTTCGCTCATGTTGAGCCAACTTTACTTCCGATCATGCGCCGGATGCTTACAACCGATGGTCAAGGTAACCTTTTTTTGTTTTGAGTAAATtctcattttcgtccctgaggtttggctacttttgcgactttcatctaaaggtttgtttttccgtatctggatccaaaaggttttacatcttgccattttcatccaactttTGTGACTTTCatctaaaggtttgtttttccgcatctggatccaaaaggttttaCATCTTGCCATTTCCATGCAACTCgctaactccatccatttttctctgttaactAAGGGGCATTTctgtctttttagacattttttttattaaaataaaaaacactataagaaataaagatccacctctgttgactttctccccacccaaaccctttaatcatcaaaatgtctaaaaagacgaaaatacccccgACTAAACgtaaaaaaatggatggagttaatgagttggatgaaaatgacaggatttcaaactttttggatcaagatacggaaaaacaaacctttggacgtaAGTCACAAAAGTAGCCAAACCTGAGGGACTGAAATGACATtttacttttttgtttttttaatattcaTTTTCTTGTAACTTAATTATCATTTTTTTGCAGAGGTATTTGAAGAAGTTCTGGAAATTGCATCATACATGACGTTTTTCTCACCGACAATATCCATGGATATGTGGAGTCTTTGGCCGTTACTAATGGAAGCTCTTGCTGAATGGGCTATTGATTTTTTTTCAAGTACGTTAGTATTTTATATCTTTCTTCACATTTTAATATTCCATATtctcattttaattttatttttggttttattttttatagATATCCTTGTTCCATTGGACAACTATATATCCAGAAGTACGGTGCACTATCTAACATGCAAGGAGCCTGACTACCAACAAAGTTTGTGGAACATGCTTTCCAATGTATGTTTTATTCGACTTCTTATCTAGAGTAAAATGCCAATTTTGTCCCTgagtttggtcagttttgcgaccttcgtccaaaggtttgtttttccgcatctggatccaaaaggtttgaaatcttaccATTTTCATTCatctcgttaactccatccatttttctccgttaactTAAAAGGGAATTCGGtccttttcactttatgtacaaggaATCAACATAATGTACAACAAGTAGGTAAAAAGACAAAAATGcccttaacggagaaaaatggatggagttaacaagccggatgagaatggcaagatttcaaaccttttggacccagatgcggaaaaacGAACCTTTGGACGAgagttgcaaaactggccaaacctcagggacgagaATGGCATTTTCCACTTCTATCTATCTAAAAGAATAATCTTTTTAAGCCTGCATACTTAAACAACTTTTATCCCAGATAATGAATGACAAAAACTTGGAAGACAATGACATTGATCCCGCACCTAAGCTTATCGCAGTGGTGTTACAAAACTGCAGGGGTCAGGTCGACCAGTGGGTCGAACCGTATATTAGAATCACCGTTGAACGGTTGCATCGAACTGAACGCCCGTTTTTAAAATGCCTTTTGATGCAAGTTGTAAGTTTATCAAGCATtatccttttcttttcttctttgatttttttttttgataatgtGTGTATTGTCGTGCAGATTGCCGATGCTTTATACTACAATCCATCATTGACACTCAATATATTGCAAAAGCTTGGTGTGGCTACGGAAATCTTTAATCTTTGGTTTCAAATGTTGCAACAAACTAAAAAGAACGGTGTGCGGGTTAATTTCAAGCGAGAAAATGATAAGAAAATATGTTGTTTGGGGTTGACTTCTTTGCTTTCACTTTCGGCTGACCAGTTGCCGTTGGAGGCCTTAGAGCGTGTTTTTAAAGCAACACTTGATTTACTTGTTGCCTACAAGGATCAGCTAACAGGTTTTTGTTATAAGTTTATAACTACCGGTATATCAATATACTTTTATGTTTTCCTgtaattatataataatatatggaCAGAAGCCGAGAAGGAAGCGCCTGAGgatgatgatgacgacgatgATGACGACATGAATGATAGTTTGCaaactgatgatgatgattatgatgatgatgatgaagatggcgATGAAGCGAATAGCTCGAGACTTCAAAAACTGGGTGCACAGGTTTGTTAGAGTTCAGTTATTTCTGTTACGACTTACGGTCTTTGTTTTAGTGAGGTAACGATATCATCATGTAACTAACTTGTTTTCAGGAAAGGGTATTCCGGTCAACTGATGACTACGATGATGACTCAGATGATGACTTCAGTGACGACGAAGACTTGCAGTCACCTATCGATGACGTGGATCCCTTTATTCTCTTTGTTGATACTGTGAAAGGTAACATCTTCcttttttgagtaaaatgccattttcgtgcctgaggtttggccagttttgcgactttcttccaaaggtttgtttttctgcatctgatccaaaaggtttgaaaacTTGTCATTTCattcggctcgttaactccatttttctccgttaagtcaggggttccGTCTTTTTtagttaacttaaagggcaattcggtctttttcactttatgtacatgcatttagcataatgtacaatttttcaaaaaacccttactaaataaaaatgacgaaaatacccctgacttgacGGAGAAAAATTAATGGAGTTTACGAGgcagatgaaaatgacaagatttcaaaccttttggatccagatacgggaaaacaaacctttgaacgaaagtcgcaaaactggccaaacctcagggatgaaaatggcattttactcttcttTTTTATAACTCTTTTAGCatctttttttattaaaattgatttttgggatttttttatGTCATGAATTTGTAGTTATGCAAGCGTCAGATCCGACAAGGTTCCAGAATCTCTCTCAGACACTAGACTTCCGTTATCAAGCACTAGCGAATGGAGTGGCTCAGCATGCGGATCAAAGAAGAGCGGTCATTGAGAAAGAAAAACTCGAGAAAGCATCCGTAGCCTCGTGATATTTGTCTTGTATTGTATAATATACATTT
This is a stretch of genomic DNA from Helianthus annuus cultivar XRQ/B chromosome 16, HanXRQr2.0-SUNRISE, whole genome shotgun sequence. It encodes these proteins:
- the LOC110918798 gene encoding importin beta-like SAD2, which translates into the protein MDLQSLAIVLQAALTPNPAERKAAEDTLTKFQYTPQHLVRLLQIIVDGNCDLAVRQVASIHFKNFIAENWSPHDPDEQSKILPSDKDLVRQNILVFVAQVPALLRAQLGECLKTIIHADYPEQWPALLQWVTHNLQDQQVYAALFVLRILSRKYEFKSDEERTPIHHVVEETFPHLLNIFSRLVQIGNPSIEIAGLIKLICKIYWSSIYLEIPKKLYDPNVFDAWMVLFLNILERPVPLEGQPTDPELRKSWGWWKVKKWTAHILNRLYTRFGDLKLQNPESKAFAQHFQKNYAAKILECHLNLLNAVRVGGYLPERVANLSLQYLSNSLAKSTTYSLLQTRLDVVLFEIIFPLMCFNDDDQKLWEEDPHEYVRKGYDIIEDLYSSRTAAMDFVTELVRKRGKENLQKFILFIVEIFKRYEQAPIEIKPYRQKDGALLAIGTLCDKLKQTEPYKSELEPMLVQHVFPEFTSPMGHIRAKAAWVAGQYAHINFSDPNNFRKALQSVVAGMRDPELPVRVDSVFALRSFVEACTDLGEIRPILPQLLDEFFKLMNEVENEDLVFTLETIVDKFGEEMAPYAVGLCQNLAATFWKCMNTEADDEADDPGALAAVGCLRAISTILESVSKLPHLFAHVEPTLLPIMRRMLTTDGQEVFEEVLEIASYMTFFSPTISMDMWSLWPLLMEALAEWAIDFFSNILVPLDNYISRSTVHYLTCKEPDYQQSLWNMLSNIMNDKNLEDNDIDPAPKLIAVVLQNCRGQVDQWVEPYIRITVERLHRTERPFLKCLLMQVIADALYYNPSLTLNILQKLGVATEIFNLWFQMLQQTKKNGVRVNFKRENDKKICCLGLTSLLSLSADQLPLEALERVFKATLDLLVAYKDQLTEAEKEAPEDDDDDDDDDMNDSLQTDDDDYDDDDEDGDEANSSRLQKLGAQERVFRSTDDYDDDSDDDFSDDEDLQSPIDDVDPFILFVDTVKVMQASDPTRFQNLSQTLDFRYQALANGVAQHADQRRAVIEKEKLEKASVAS